In Oligoflexia bacterium, a single genomic region encodes these proteins:
- the recG gene encoding ATP-dependent DNA helicase RecG: protein MSLLHTDLQAIFNAIEFLKKTSFKSAVAVSNFSSHVDKVLEKHKKTLPENIFKEISSTLEGYNDKSLPEQKRTVLLIESICTQKKTNNPAALSENSARHSLQKPQQQEQYFKEEEHLPIKIEQWQKDFKKLNQSIQYIKGVGPVLAKKLKKVGIETVEELIKFFPRKYEDRRHLTEIKNLQDGQVCFIAAQVIFSGVAYYKGARKRVYEVIVQDDHGELKLKWFHFYEKQFASQTKVGQNLLIYGQVKQYGQNFEMHHPDIEAQGANLDSSSFGQIVPIYKDVQGVYPKTLRKIILSTLTQHIKKIACVLPKTLCQELNLNHPKKSIEKLHYPQLILNDLEIYNLQKIFIVEELFFYTLALFLRKNMQKKHLGIVHGLSSKTKEKLLHDLPFELTQDQKTVLTQILTDMKSQYPMNRLLQGDVGSGKTIVAILAALHAVDNGSQVVFLAPTEVLCQQHYQSITKLIYGFNVKSALLLGKQKKSEKNALLKQLKLGEIDIVVATHAVLEDDVIFKKLGLVIVDEQHRFGVYQRSKLKNKGDNPDVLVMSATPIPRTLALTLYGDLDISQIKQLPAGRKTIVSQVCDEAHRHEVYQHIDHALQQGRQAFIIYPLVEESEKIDLKDASSMAEHLQKQVFPQHKVGLIHGRMKGDEKNTVMQAFEKRDLDILVSTTVIEVGINIPNASIMVIEHPERFGLSQLHQLRGRVGRGEYAAKCFLIHPQGISELAKKRLKIFASTTDGFILAEEDLKVRGPGDFFGREQSGFPNFKSALFPRDLILLEKVRSYCVKLLQDDPDLEQEEHKQLKIILQEQWDRRIELMQVS from the coding sequence ATGTCTTTGCTGCATACAGATTTACAAGCAATCTTTAATGCTATTGAGTTTTTAAAGAAGACCTCATTTAAAAGTGCTGTAGCGGTCAGTAATTTTTCTTCACATGTTGATAAAGTTTTAGAAAAGCACAAAAAAACACTTCCTGAAAATATTTTTAAAGAGATAAGCTCAACACTTGAGGGCTATAATGATAAAAGTTTGCCTGAGCAAAAGCGAACGGTTTTATTGATTGAGTCTATTTGCACGCAAAAAAAAACCAATAATCCTGCAGCACTATCTGAAAACAGTGCAAGGCATTCTTTGCAAAAACCTCAACAGCAAGAGCAATACTTTAAAGAAGAAGAGCACTTACCGATTAAGATAGAACAATGGCAAAAAGATTTTAAAAAGCTCAATCAATCCATTCAGTATATTAAAGGTGTAGGGCCAGTTTTAGCTAAAAAGCTTAAGAAAGTGGGTATCGAAACGGTAGAAGAACTCATAAAATTTTTTCCAAGAAAATATGAAGATAGACGTCATCTTACGGAGATTAAAAATTTACAGGATGGACAAGTTTGCTTTATTGCAGCTCAAGTCATTTTTTCTGGGGTAGCTTATTATAAGGGTGCTCGTAAACGAGTTTATGAAGTGATTGTTCAAGATGATCATGGTGAGTTAAAACTAAAGTGGTTTCACTTTTATGAAAAACAATTTGCCAGTCAAACCAAAGTTGGACAAAACCTATTGATTTATGGACAAGTGAAGCAGTACGGGCAAAATTTTGAGATGCACCATCCTGACATAGAAGCACAGGGAGCAAACTTAGATAGCAGCAGTTTTGGCCAAATTGTTCCTATATATAAAGATGTGCAAGGGGTTTATCCAAAAACCTTGAGGAAAATTATTTTGTCAACCTTAACCCAGCACATAAAAAAAATTGCCTGTGTTTTGCCAAAAACATTGTGCCAAGAATTGAATTTAAATCATCCTAAAAAAAGCATTGAAAAACTACATTATCCACAGTTGATTTTAAATGACCTGGAGATTTATAACTTACAAAAAATATTTATCGTTGAAGAATTGTTTTTTTATACTTTAGCTTTGTTCTTACGCAAAAACATGCAAAAAAAACATTTAGGCATTGTTCATGGTTTATCTTCAAAAACAAAAGAAAAACTATTGCATGATTTACCTTTTGAGTTAACGCAAGATCAAAAGACAGTTTTAACACAAATCCTTACAGACATGAAAAGTCAATATCCAATGAATAGGCTTTTACAAGGAGATGTAGGCAGTGGTAAAACTATAGTTGCTATTTTAGCGGCTTTGCATGCAGTTGATAATGGAAGTCAGGTGGTATTTTTAGCGCCAACAGAAGTTTTATGTCAGCAGCATTATCAAAGTATTACCAAGCTTATATATGGATTCAATGTAAAATCAGCTCTTTTGTTAGGTAAGCAAAAAAAATCAGAAAAGAATGCTCTGCTGAAACAATTAAAGTTGGGTGAGATAGATATTGTGGTGGCGACGCATGCAGTTTTAGAAGATGATGTGATCTTTAAAAAATTAGGTTTGGTGATTGTTGATGAACAACATCGTTTTGGCGTGTACCAACGATCAAAATTAAAAAACAAAGGGGATAACCCCGATGTTTTGGTTATGTCTGCAACCCCCATTCCTAGAACCCTAGCTTTAACTTTGTATGGTGACTTGGATATCAGTCAAATCAAGCAACTGCCAGCTGGAAGAAAAACCATTGTGAGCCAGGTATGTGATGAAGCACATAGACATGAAGTTTATCAACACATAGATCATGCGCTTCAACAAGGACGACAAGCATTTATCATTTATCCATTGGTTGAAGAATCTGAAAAAATAGATCTCAAAGATGCTAGCAGTATGGCTGAGCATTTACAAAAGCAGGTTTTCCCCCAGCATAAAGTTGGTCTTATTCATGGCAGAATGAAAGGGGATGAAAAAAATACTGTGATGCAAGCTTTTGAAAAAAGAGATTTGGATATTCTGGTATCCACTACGGTAATAGAGGTCGGAATTAATATTCCTAACGCCAGTATTATGGTGATTGAACATCCAGAACGATTTGGTTTATCGCAATTACATCAGTTGCGAGGGAGGGTTGGAAGAGGAGAGTATGCGGCCAAGTGTTTTTTGATTCATCCACAAGGAATCTCAGAGCTTGCTAAAAAGCGGCTAAAGATATTTGCTTCTACTACAGATGGTTTTATTTTGGCTGAAGAAGATTTGAAAGTCAGAGGTCCAGGAGATTTTTTTGGCCGAGAACAATCGGGTTTTCCCAATTTTAAATCGGCATTATTTCCCAGAGATTTGATTTTATTGGAAAAAGTGCGCAGTTATTGTGTGAAACTCTTACAAGATGATCCTGATTTAGAGCAGGAGGAGCATAAGCAACTTAAAATTATCTTGCAAGAACAGTGGGATAGACGCATTGAGTTAATGCAAGTCAGCTAA
- the carB gene encoding carbamoyl-phosphate synthase large subunit, producing the protein MGKRTDIKSILVIGSGPIVIGQACEFDYSGTQALKALKEEGYKVILVNSNPATIMTDPIYSDVTYIEPLNVETLSKIIEKERPDALLSTMGGQTALNLAMDLSKEGVLEAYNVEVIGANIESIEKAENRERFKQAMNKIGVPQPKNGYVHSLEEARKLKEEIGLPAIIRPSFTLGGSGASMAFNDKEFEKLVLNALHFSPISEVLIEESILGWKEYELEMMRDKNDNVVVVCTIENLDPVGVHTGDSITVAPSQTLTDKDYQKLRDYSLKIMREIGVDSGGSNIQYAVNPKDGEVYVIEMNPRVSRSSALASKATGYPIAKIAAKLAVGYTLDEVSNDITQVTKASFEPSIDYVVTKIPRFDFAKFPESDRSLSPQMKAVGEVMSLGRNFLESFQKALCSLEINLNGLSLNSDYAQTLSDEQVFAQVRTATPQRIMLLSEALKRGMSIEDLAEATQIDPWFVAQINQVVVTENKIQEQSLEKISALDMHYYKSLGFSDHRLGQLLNVDEDSVRNHRIKNNILPNYKVVDTCAGEFAATTNYLYSCYAHASEAEPTDKKKVVILGSGPNRIGQGVEFDYCCVQASLALKAMNVESIMVNCNPETVSTDYDISDRLYFEPLSYEHVINILEREQPDGVVLQFGGQTPLKLAKVIADKGWPILGTDYDAIDLAEDRERFKTLLQELNIKQPQNGIAQDFNEVLDVAKTIEYPLVVRPSYVLGGRAMEIVYSQEELESYLKRNIGFSEQQHILLDHYLDHSIELDVDAISDGETAMVCGIMEHVEQAGVHSGDSSCVLPPFSIKEKLMDQIKDHTQKIAAALKVKGFLNIQFAIQNDTLYLIEVNPRASRTIPFVSKAVGKNLVAMAMDVLMGKTIDELPKIDLKSLKYFAVKSPVFPFLKFSKSDTILGPEMKSTGESMGNDISWEVAYAKAQIAAGNELPLSGTVFMSLNNNDKEECLEIAKRMRDNGYSILATRGTAKYLIEHGVPAQKVNKVVEGRPHIVDKIVNGEVDLVFNTTMGKQSVKDSYSIRRSTLEKGISYFTTLQGAKAASKAIEKIKQGKVEPISLQSMY; encoded by the coding sequence GTGGGAAAAAGAACTGATATAAAAAGTATTTTAGTCATTGGCTCTGGCCCAATTGTCATTGGTCAGGCCTGTGAGTTTGATTATAGCGGAACCCAAGCATTAAAAGCGCTTAAAGAAGAGGGGTATAAGGTTATCTTGGTGAACTCCAATCCTGCAACCATCATGACTGACCCCATATACTCTGATGTAACCTATATTGAACCTTTAAATGTTGAGACCTTGAGTAAAATTATTGAAAAAGAGCGTCCTGATGCATTGTTGTCAACCATGGGGGGGCAAACGGCCTTGAACTTGGCCATGGATTTATCTAAAGAAGGTGTGTTGGAAGCCTACAATGTAGAAGTGATTGGAGCCAACATTGAATCCATTGAAAAAGCAGAAAATAGAGAACGTTTTAAGCAAGCCATGAATAAAATTGGTGTTCCACAACCCAAAAATGGTTACGTTCATAGTTTAGAAGAAGCTAGAAAGCTAAAAGAAGAGATTGGGTTACCAGCTATTATTAGACCATCGTTCACCTTGGGCGGTTCAGGTGCCAGTATGGCATTTAATGATAAAGAGTTTGAAAAACTGGTGCTTAATGCTTTACACTTTAGTCCTATTTCTGAAGTCCTTATTGAAGAGTCCATTTTAGGTTGGAAAGAATATGAACTAGAAATGATGCGCGATAAAAATGACAATGTCGTGGTGGTTTGTACCATTGAGAACCTTGACCCGGTTGGAGTACATACTGGGGATAGTATTACGGTGGCTCCAAGCCAAACTTTAACTGACAAAGATTACCAAAAATTGCGTGACTATTCTTTAAAGATCATGCGTGAGATTGGCGTTGATTCTGGAGGGTCAAACATTCAATATGCAGTTAACCCAAAAGACGGTGAAGTGTATGTGATTGAAATGAACCCAAGGGTTTCACGCAGCTCGGCTTTGGCTTCAAAAGCAACCGGCTATCCAATTGCTAAGATTGCTGCCAAGCTTGCGGTTGGTTATACCCTAGATGAAGTTAGCAATGATATCACCCAGGTAACCAAAGCATCTTTTGAACCCAGTATTGACTATGTTGTGACCAAAATTCCTCGGTTTGATTTTGCTAAATTTCCTGAATCCGATCGTTCTTTATCGCCACAGATGAAAGCTGTGGGTGAAGTGATGAGTTTGGGTAGAAACTTTTTAGAGTCGTTTCAAAAAGCTTTATGCTCATTAGAAATTAATCTTAATGGTTTGAGTTTAAATTCAGATTATGCCCAAACCTTGTCCGATGAACAGGTTTTTGCCCAAGTTAGAACAGCAACGCCACAACGAATCATGTTGTTATCAGAAGCTTTAAAACGTGGGATGAGTATTGAAGATCTTGCTGAAGCAACCCAAATTGATCCATGGTTTGTTGCTCAGATTAATCAAGTGGTTGTAACAGAAAATAAAATTCAAGAGCAAAGTTTAGAAAAAATTTCAGCTTTGGATATGCACTATTATAAATCTTTAGGCTTCTCAGATCATCGTCTGGGACAATTGCTGAATGTAGATGAAGATAGTGTCAGAAACCATAGAATTAAAAACAATATTTTACCTAACTATAAAGTGGTAGATACCTGTGCTGGTGAATTTGCAGCGACAACCAATTATCTATATTCATGCTATGCGCATGCCAGTGAAGCTGAGCCAACGGACAAAAAGAAAGTGGTTATTTTAGGCAGTGGCCCTAACAGAATAGGTCAAGGGGTAGAATTTGATTATTGTTGCGTGCAAGCAAGTCTAGCGTTAAAGGCCATGAATGTAGAAAGTATTATGGTTAACTGTAATCCTGAGACGGTTTCTACTGATTATGATATTTCAGATCGTTTGTATTTTGAACCCTTGAGTTATGAGCATGTCATTAATATATTAGAGCGTGAACAGCCAGATGGTGTTGTTTTGCAATTTGGCGGGCAAACGCCGCTCAAGTTAGCTAAAGTCATTGCAGATAAAGGTTGGCCAATCTTGGGAACAGATTATGATGCCATAGATTTGGCTGAAGACAGAGAAAGATTTAAAACTTTATTGCAAGAGCTCAATATTAAGCAACCTCAAAATGGCATTGCGCAAGACTTTAATGAAGTGTTGGATGTGGCAAAAACCATTGAGTATCCATTGGTGGTTAGACCGTCTTATGTTTTGGGTGGACGAGCAATGGAAATCGTTTATTCGCAAGAAGAGTTGGAGAGTTATTTAAAGCGCAATATTGGCTTTTCTGAGCAGCAGCATATTTTATTAGATCATTACTTGGATCATTCCATTGAATTGGATGTGGATGCAATCAGTGATGGTGAAACCGCTATGGTTTGTGGCATCATGGAGCATGTTGAACAAGCTGGAGTTCACTCAGGAGACAGCTCTTGCGTGCTTCCTCCTTTTTCAATCAAAGAAAAATTAATGGATCAAATTAAAGATCATACCCAAAAAATTGCGGCAGCTTTAAAGGTTAAAGGCTTTTTAAATATTCAATTTGCCATTCAAAATGACACTCTGTATTTAATTGAGGTTAATCCTAGAGCTTCGCGGACCATTCCGTTTGTGAGCAAAGCTGTTGGTAAAAACTTGGTTGCCATGGCCATGGATGTTTTAATGGGAAAAACCATTGATGAATTGCCTAAAATTGATTTAAAAAGTCTTAAATATTTTGCAGTTAAATCACCGGTGTTTCCATTTTTAAAGTTTTCAAAATCAGATACCATTTTAGGTCCAGAGATGAAGTCTACCGGAGAATCCATGGGCAATGATATATCTTGGGAAGTGGCGTATGCCAAAGCACAGATTGCAGCTGGTAATGAGTTACCTTTGTCAGGTACAGTTTTTATGAGTTTGAATAATAATGACAAAGAAGAGTGTTTAGAAATTGCTAAGCGTATGCGTGATAACGGGTACTCTATCTTAGCTACCCGGGGCACAGCTAAATATTTAATTGAGCACGGTGTGCCCGCGCAAAAAGTTAATAAAGTGGTTGAAGGCAGACCACATATTGTGGATAAAATTGTCAATGGCGAAGTGGACTTGGTGTTTAATACCACCATGGGCAAACAATCTGTGAAAGACTCTTACTCCATTCGTAGATCAACGCTTGAAAAAGGCATTTCTTATTTTACAACCTTGCAAGGTGCTAAAGCGGCATCTAAAGCCATAGAAAAAATTAAACAAGGTAAAGTTGAGCCCATATCTTTGCAGAGTATGTATTAA